The DNA region CTTGTGATGTGAAGCTGTCGTACTAGGTCAAACCGGATGACTTTACATATTCCCTACCTAAATACATATACTTCCTTCAATTAGTCAAGCGCGACTCCAAAACATCCCGGTCGTCCAATCGGAACGAAGATAACCTGCCCCAGCTCAGAGTCGGGTTCGGGTAATTAAATTTTGATTGGATGAGCCCAAATTTTCCTTCCTACTACTCCAAGCATGGGAGCGGAATGCTGTTGTAATCGGCGACAAATAAAGAGGGCAACAATTGTTGTCAGAACTCTGAGCAACCCGTTCACGACAACAAGTTCCCAACTCAAGATGTCTGCAAATCTGTTCAAACGTGAGTTTATTGAACAAGCGAAATATCCAGTTCGTGAACATTCTGACCAATGCAGGTCTTGTCCGCTTTGCGCCGAGATCAAACACTTCAGGTATCCTAATCGGACAGCCTGTGAAAGACGAAATTGATGTCGGTTTGGCTCTCCGTAATGACACTGAAGTCCAGGTCGACGTCTTTTCAGGAACGTCAGTTTTAAATCCTGGCCAGAGCACTGGAAAGGTTGAGATCATTCACAAGATATTCTCGCCGCTGGCGGCTAACGAAGTTGGCACTATTCGCTGCATCGGGTTAAACGTGAGCAGCTCTTGACTTGTCAGATGGATGCAACAGACTACTTACACTATTTGCATTTAGTATAAGCGACATGCGGACGAAGTGTCAATGGAGCTGCCGCCAATCCCCACAATGTTTATGAAGCCGAGTACCGCGCTTGGAGACCCCTGGCCAACGCCGACTCTTATTCCTAAGATTTCGCAGAAGGACGGTACTAGTGACTTTGAATCAGAACTCGCTGTTATCCTTGGTAAGACCGCCAAGAATGTCTCGGAGGCGGAGGCAATGGAGTACGTTTTGGGATATTCTGCGTGCAATGACGTCTCAAGTCGTGAAAGCCAGCTTGCCCAGAGCCAATGGAACTTTTCCAAGGGCTTCGACGGTGCTTGCCCAATCGGTACGTGATCCTTTCTCTGCTCGGAGTTCAATACATGTTTGATACTGACCGCCGGCATAGGGCCGACACTTGTCTCTAAAGACTTGGTTCCAGATCCTACCAAGTTCAGGATTCGAGGATCGAAGAACGGAAAGGTCATGCAAGAATCCGAGCTTGAGTAAGGTTTTCGTCACTGGTTAAACAGATCTCTTAAGCTAATGTCGGGCTGCAGTGACCTGATCTTTGGGATTCCCCAGCTCATTGCCTTCCTTTCGCAGGGCACCACTCTGCCTGCTGGCACGGTCATTATTACAGGAACCCCTGCAGGAGTGGGTATGGGAAGAACACCTAAGGAGAGACTTGACGCTGGAGACGAGTTCCATGTTGAGATCCTGCCGCATATTGGTACCTTGGTTAGTATATTCCAGAACGAATGATCGCTTGGAATGGTAGCATGACAGGCAGACACACATCGAACTAAGCATAGCCTTTCTGTTTCTGGgctttttatattataaaacATGACATCCTAACTTTAGTGGAAAGAACATCTGAATAATCCATAATTGTCATTTCATGTCTAATCTAGTTTATGAGTCGCTATCCAGAACACTTAAAATTGGCAATATTTGATGTAATAGAAGGCTCACCGTTCTTTTGTTATTGAAATATAATGTTGTATAAGTGTTTGCATAAGTCGTCAATTGTTGCTGTTATTTTTATGAAAAGAAAACTCTCATAAAGATCATCTAATAATAGTACCGTCATGACTCTGGCTTCAACTATCCAATAATAGAGGAAATTGTTCCTTTAGATGCTCAACTACAGCCTGAGGTCCACCCTCGACCTGCAACCCCTGAGGTATAGCGTATGTCTTGATTCCAGGGATGATAGATTTCGCTGTCTCCCTCATCTCGGTACTCTCTTCCTCCGTCCACATAGAAGCGCAGCACTACAGGATATTAGCAATGAATTGGAAATGAAGTTGTGGTGGCTGTCAAGATACGCACAAGAATGTCTGGCTTGAGCTCCTTCACCTTAGATGCTACCTCGCTTTTATCTGAAACGCTTGTCAACATCGCCTCTAGGATTATCTAACCATCCAGTGATGCGTCCCTGCCAAACGTACCAAAGCAATTGCCAACATGCTCGATTCTGTAGCGAGTCTTGAGTTCCTCAACAACTTGGCCAATGACCTTCTTGGCTCTCTCAGGCACATTGTTGACAGTGAGAAGGCGGAAGGTTCTGCTGGGAGTTGATGCAgacatgatgagagaaaatGGCTTTTAGATCTTTGAAAAGATGGGGGGAGTGAAAGGCTTCTTTTGGGTCAGATATTATACACGCCAAGCCCACGTGCTACAGTGTTGTACTCCACTTGAGTCTACCCTAAAGAGGCTTCTGGGACTTGAACGTTCCGGCGATATCATGTCACCAAGGTCCGGCCCCGATGTCGGGAGCCATTTCGCTTCCCTGGAAGCATAGAATGGGAGACTGCTGAGGGAGTCGGTTTCCGAGCCGCGCGTACCTGCGGAGAGATGGCTAGCTTCGTTGTGCATGCTGACGAGGTTCCCATTGGCCGTCGGGTAGACTCAAGCCGATTGGCTAGGAGCCCACAACCCGGAGGCTACCCTGTCGCCCCAGATAAATTCATTGACCAGAAACCCGAAAGTCGCTATCGGAATTCGACAAGTAAAATTTGGATCATACGTAGTATTTGTTCCGTTCAACCGGGTAGAGTAAGTGACCTCTAATTACGCGCTCAAATCAACGAGCGACTCTCTATTCCCCATGACTAACTGTTGCAAGCAGATACCAGACCCCCCATCAACGCTTTTCCCACTAAGCCTCCCGCGTTCTCCCAACATAAACCATCCATTATTCGATTGAGTTGGTGTAATTTGATCTCTCAATCAAATTCGACACTTAGTACCTATCGTCAGAGATACACCAGCATGTCTCTAATAGACTCTCGAGTTGTTATCGTCGGTGCAGGCATGGGCGGCCTGACCTGCGCGTTAGCGCTGGCAAAGAAAGGGTTCAAAGACATTGAGGTCTACGAAAGTGCTTCTGATCTAGGATTCGTTGGCGCTGGTATCCAACTGGCTCCTAACCTAGTTAGAATCCTGACGCGTCTGGGGTGTTGGGATTCTGTAGGGGCCGAGGCAACAGATGTCAAGGAGACCAGCATCAGGGGTGAGTGAAAATGCACCTTTTTGGAAATGGGTCGTTACTGAAAACTACTTGCACAGATGGCGCTTCTAATAGGGAGCTGACACATGTCTACATGCCCGACATTCGCAAAAAGTATGGGTATCCCCATTGCACGGGACACCGGGCTTCCTTGGCCGGAAGTCTCTACGAGGGTTGCAAGAAGGAATCTGGCATTAAATTCAAATTTGGACATACCCTCCAGAGCGTTGATACTTTCTCGCCAGATGTCAAGTTTACCGTCAAGCCAAGGGACGGCGAGGCGTACCAGGCCACTGCGGATGTCTTTTTGGCAGCGGATGGCATCAAGTCCGTTGCACGCAGCGCACTCCTCTCGCAAGCCGGAGTTGTCATGGACACTGAAGATACTGGACAGGCTGCCTACCGTGTTCTTCTGTCTCGGGAGGACATGGCTTCCGACCCCGAGATGATGGAGCTCCTAGACAGTAATCAGGTCACTCGATGGATTGGTGAGAAGCGACACTGGATCGCCTACCCAATTGCGTCCCGTACCATCTACAACATGTCATCCATCCAACCTGACACGAATTTCGCAGACGCGCCATCCATGACTTATACAACCAAGGGCTCCAAGAGCGCCATGCTGGATGTCTTCTCCGACTTTTGTCCTCTTATCCAGCGTATGCTGAATCTCGTCCCGGACGGTGAGGTCTGCGAATGGAAATTGCGCTCGCACAAGCCCTTACCCACGTGGAGCTATGGTTCTCTAGCCTTGATGGGCGATGCATGCCATCCCACCCTGCCCCATCTCAACCAGGGAGCGGCACAAGCTGTTGAAGACGCCGTTGTCCTAGCCGAGGTGCTTGCCAGAGTACCTGTTAGGTCACCCGAGGCCATTAACAGGAGCCTCAAAGTCTATGAGCTGCTGCGCAAGGATCGCACGACGATGCTCGTTGACCTCGCAGCGCAATCCGGAAAGGCTCTCCATCTCGGCgaaggagagaagaaggcggAGCGCGACAGACTGTTTGCTGCAAATAAGACCAATGGCGGCAAAGTACCGGATAAGTGGGCGTCGCCAGAGGTGCAAGAGATGATCTATTCACATGACTGCATCAGTTTAGTTGCCGAGAAGTTTGATGAGCTGTATCGTGAGCTCGAGACTAAGCCCAGCGCGTGACAAGTTCTTTTATTTCAGTTAGTTTACATTAAATGAACCCTAGTACATCAAATTCGTTTGGCCCAAAGTTTGGCCCTAACCAGTTCCCATAAATTAGGTCATTTTCGTTGACCTGTGTAAAGAAATCGATGCTATCATCCAAGATGAGACTGGGCCCGCTCGTACTGCCATTCTCCACTGTTGGTAGTGTTTGGCCGCTTGGAATCCCCCGTGCACCCACTGGGATCGTGTCCGCTGGCTCGAGTTCTGCTGCTTTATCGCCTGGTCCTAGTGctatcaaggtcaagatgtTAGTAAACAATAATTATCACGCGAAGAAGGCCTTGCACATAGACTCACACATTCCTCTTAACAGCTGAACATATCGAAATATACGGCGATATGCGTTGATGCTCATAGCACTTGCCACACCGATTGCCTTCAAAGTGCCCAGACACTCATTCAACAACTCATCCATTGAGTTCACAGACGAGACTTGTTTCGTGATGAATTCTGCACCTTGGCATCCCGAGGCAAGCCAGAAACCGAAAACGTGCAATGTGGTTGTTAAAGCTGGGGCAACTCTTGGTTAGAAGGGGCTATGATATTGGTTCACAGGCGTCCTCACCACAATAGTTGCAAGTCCACCAGATCGCATTCTCTCGAAAGAATGGTTCTTGCCTTTGTAAAATGTCGCTGATCAGTCGGTGGAGCTCTAATACATGCTGGAAATCGGCTTTCAGTATAGCGGCAATATTATCTCGCAGGAGCTCTGAATCGCAATCTGGTGATTTCCTGGTGATTGAGCGCAGCACGGCTACGAGAAGAGGCCCGCATGTCATCAATTGCGTTCGGTAATAATAGATCGCGAGCAATATCGTGGGTCGAGATGCTTTGAAGTTAGCAGGCGACCAGGCATCGCGGTCTGCGATAGTCTCCAGGATTCTAGATGGCAGGGCGTTTTGCCGCCAACGGCCCATCTCTAATGAAAGCTTGGTAGTCTTCTCCAAGAGCTCGTGTAGGCTGAGAGGAGTCACAGGACTCATGTTAGAATCGTGAACTTCCTCCAAGGCTCGTCCCATAATCTGATGTAAAGTTCTTGGTTCTGTCAGTCACGTTGTGCTCTTCGTTCAAAGGAATATTCTTACGTTAGGTCGCGGAAGTGATCTACCATGCTATTGCGATAGGACGAATCGATGTCATCAACATAACTCTTGGAAGAAAGCAGTTCCACAAGTTCCATACGAACGTGGGATGAAGGTATTAAACAAGGCTGACCGAGAGCGGAAGAAACAATTCTGCTTATTATTAACAAGATTGACTCCGTGTAGTTATCTACATACTAACCTATCCTGATTCACCACGGCAAACCAAAGCCGGGATTTGAGCTCTTTTTCTTCAGGCACATTATGACTGTAAGAAATCGGAGCATGAAGTCCCAATTGATAGGCGACTTTGACTGAAAGACAGTGAATTGTCAAGCTTTCAGTAGAACGTTGGCTGTTCTGCTGATACAGAGCCAGGAGCAAAAGCGTCTGAACTGCCAAATATCAGTGATTTGTAAGTCTCATTTGTGGACAATGCTACACACGTAACCTCGAGCTCGACACGCAAAGCGCTTCAGGATCAAGTAAACCCAATGTCTGGCGGTAGTACGTCTCTGGTGAGTGCTCCTGGGTAACAGACAGGGCGAAAGCAAACACTATGTTGAGTAATGCCAGCATCGGCCTTATTGATCTCGGAGTATTGCCAGCTCTGTTCAACACCTCATCGAGACCGGATATCAAACTAGCTTCACTGATGTAAGGAAGCAGGCTCCCTACAGTGTCAGAGAATTGAATTATCCATCTAACAGCGATTTGACGCTCAGGAAGCAAGTCAGTGCCAACACGATCAGTACCATATCCTGGAACTGAAGAGGAAGGGGGGTCTGGTAGTGGACCGTATTCCGTGTTAGCCTGACTATTCCGGAGACGCTCAGgatggaggagaaggccGGAACTCGTCCCAACTTTGGTAACGATTTCATTTAGAGACCAGAAGATTGCATGGTTCGAGCTCGATCCTAGGATGTGATTAATAGACTGTGACCCAGAATCAGAGTGAGTAGCGCGTATCTACCAAAGTAGCATGACCCGGATGGACGATCAAAGACACCAGCTGCCAACACATCAATTCGCGGCTCCGCTTGTCGACTGAGATTCTCTTGGACACTGCATGTTGGTCGCCGAACTGAGCTCACACTCGCCGGTGTATGCACGGCGCCGCCTTCTCCTGTGGGTGTTCCAATTGACTGAAACGACAGTTGTTCTTGTTGCTCCAGCGTGATGCACGATGATCCCGCAGTTGATTGCTGCTGGGGTTCTCTGGCACTGTTTCTTGACCCTGAAGTTGCCCTATCTCTCTTGTCAGAATACccagccatcaacaagcaaCACAATGCGCAGAGCTACAAGACTGACCGACGTTCTGCTCGGCGATTCAAACGTTTATCTCCTCCAGTATGAGAGTAGACACAGACCAGATTGTGCTTCTCACATCTTTGGCATCTGGGGTTACTACTGTCGCACTTACGATGCCATTTAGCTACTTAAGATGAAAGAGCAGACCATGCATATGTTCTCTTACCTTGGATTTGGATTGCCGACATGGGTCACATGCGATAGCAGCGCGTGGTCTTTTCGTCACTGAACGGCTGCTATAATTCATTGCGCGGCTTGGACGCCCGAGTGCATTAAGGAACGAAGAGCCCTGCAAAGGAGCGAGCGGGGGTCTGGCCTCCAGCCGAAGATTCGCGGGTGAGTGTTGATCCGCGTCGCCCCACTTCGCCACCGTGTAAACGACGATGCCTAGCAGCCCTATCTCTAGAAATCCTATTTCCTGCCGTTGTCCGGGTTAGACGTCATGAGTATGGATTgttttaataagtattataaaggGAGTCTAGCGATTAAATATcttatctttaatattaacttCTTTAATTCTTTAAGTACACAGATTAAAGAAGTTAATATTAACCTTAAAGCCTTTGACTCCGAACATTCCTTATGTTACTCTTACCGCCCTGAGGGGCAGGGTTGGGGTTAGATACCTTTGGGCTGTTAATTGTAGCCTTATATTCGTCCATGTCGTCTTCTTTAAAATCACCCTCCTTGTCTTCCATCTGAGTAACTTCACCGTATTCGTTGGCCATACTTCCCCTGAGAACTTCCAAAGCTTTCTGTGTTTTGGTCTCGGGGAGTCTGTCCACTTCGATGTGGCTGTCGACTTGGAACTCTAGAAAGTCTCGAATCTCGTCCTTGTTGAATAGATTGGGCCTCGGGTTCTTTTTCGCCTCGATGGCTTGCCAGAGCTCTCTGGTTTCTTCCGAGTACACTCGGGCAACCTCAAGGACATCCATGACCCAGACCTGTTTAGCCACTGTTCCATCAATCATATCCTTCAAGAGTAGCCAGAGTTTCTTCAGCAGTTTGTTGGGGTACCGTGCTCTGACAGTGCTGTTGCCCTTTTTCCACTCATACGACCTCACAAGTTTTGCATCCTCAAGGTCATGGTAGGCATTGCTCTTGACGAGCTGCTCAAGCTGTGTAAGATGTTTCTGCTTGATCTCCGAAAGCCTCTTTTCACGGATAGTGTTGTACTTGGCCATGGCGCTTTCGATGATGTCGTGCCAGCGGTCACGCTTGACAGCCTCATTTCTCTCGCCAATCCAGACGAGAAGGGCGATGGCGCCCATCGCGACGGTAGTGCCTCCTGATACAACAGTCAAGGTGCCACCAACGGCCGACACCAAAATGGTCAGGAAACCAGAAGCAACCTTTGTGGCGAAGTGATTGTTGGCTTGGATCTTGTACTTGTCACTGCTTTTCGCTACATGAGCGCCAGCGATGTAGTCAAAGCCCGATTCTAGAACCTTTTCAACCAGTTCTTCTGTCGCCTTTTCTTTAAGGGTGTCAGCCAACCATTCAATGGCACTCAAGGTTCCTGACCCGGTTAACACGGAGCTTGCAGCTTTGACGCCCACTTTGGCCACGGAGGCAGCCCAGCTCTCGTTTTCTTTCTGGTACAAGGCCCACAAGGCCCTTCTGGTAACAAGAGCTGGTTTAAGCTCTTTCGTGTTAGGCTCACTCCTCCATGTCCCGACTTCGGTCGCCGCCTCATCATCAGTCATCCAAGACATGGTGGGGAATTTTAACAAAAAGTTGAAACTATGGTAGATAATTGATTTGATGAATTTTGTGGTTTTGGTCAAGGTAGCGCAATAGTAATGGATCAAATTAGAGCTGTAGTTTCGGTCATAAGATGGGATGTAAATGCGCCTACATGCAGTCTCTTATACATGCTAAGTCAACCCAAAAGATAGCAGCAGCTGGCCTTCATAGTCACGCACACGAGCGGGGATTCCGGAACTATTGGTGACTGGCTGGCTGGCCTGCGTTAATAGTTCAGCTCGGCTAACAATGTCTCAGTCTACTAGCGCTCTTATTTGCTGTATTAGTTGCCTTTCCCCTATCTGTATATTATTGCTACCAAAATCGGTTGCTAGTAAACGAGGCTATTGGTTGAAATGACAAAGTCTAGACCCAAATCATTGGTTCTGATTGGATATCCTGGTTGACCAGAGTGCCGTTGTGCCGAACAGCGATGTGATTGTGATTCTGAACATGTGATAGCTTTCACGTACGTTTCGCCCAGTCCGTTATTGGGAATAAAACCTCTGAAGGTGAGTTGTTCAGATTCTGGTATGTATCCTAAAGTGGATGGATTTGGCTTTTACGGCGCTTCGACCGCGCCATTTGATTTAAGGCGGCGGCACGAACGGCTGGGAGTTTAGTGTCCGATTATGCCATTGACATCGGCCTAATGTTAATCCGGCGTCAGTCTAATACACAACGTCATAGACGGTGAAAACACCAACCCTTGTTCACTGGTAACAACTTCACGAGAGGTATTAGAACAAGCAATCAATGCCCGAAATGGATAGTAAAATTAAATTctaaaatatttattaatactgccAAGTCTTTATTTCACTTGACTCAACTCTGAGAGGCTTCTGGTACTCTGGGGTTCTGGTAATATCATGTCACCAAGGTCCGGCCCCGCCATAACCTACACCAAACTGCCGAGGTCACTGAATGAAAACCCCCTCGGCTTTTCCAGTGTTGTTGGTATCTATAACCATTAAAGagaaagtattatataatctagGCAATGGCTGTAAGCTAGACAATACTATTAGATTTACCAAGTGTTGCATTCCTATCTGGTGATTTCATTCTCAAGTCGATTCTTGATATCTCAAAACGTTAACAAGTCTTTAAAAGCATGTCTCGTTTGGTAGGATTCCTTATCAACGCCAGAAGTCCAAGTACTTGTATATTTCTTCTATTCGCCAGCGTAAGTGGAACATTCTCAAAGACCTCTAACACTTTGAATCATGGTGCAGAAATACCGAACTAACATGCATTGACCGCCGGTAGCTGGTGCTATATCTCATCGGCAAGATAACATATAATGTTTTCTTCCATCCTCTTCGCAAATTTCCAGGCCCCATTCTATGGTCTATGACACAAATACCTTTCTCCCTAGCATGGACTTCCGGCGCTGGTCACAAGAAAATATACGACTTGCACCAAATCTATGGCGATATCGTTCGTGTCGCCCCCAATGAACTTAGTTTCGGCTATCCGGAGGCTTGGGAAGACATTATGGGCCATCGAAAACGTGGACAGGCCGAAAATGGAAAGGATCCCGATTTCTGGAGAGGCAATGACATCTACACTCTGGTAGGGTCTGATCGTGACAGGCATAGTAGGCTCCGAAAGATCTTGTCGCACGGATTCTCTGCACAGGCCATGATGGAACAGCAACCAATCTTCCAACGCTACGTGAAcctgatgatgaagaagcttaGAGAAGCTTCGTCGAGCGGCCAATCTGTTGAGATGACTCAGTGGCTCAACTGGGCTACTTTCGACATGGCGGGAGATCTGATATTTGGCGAGTCCTTCGGCTGCCTCGAAAAGGTAGAGTATCACTCATGGGTGAAACTTCTGTACAAACACATCGAAGGTTTTGCTGTGTCTACAGCCTTGATTAGATATCCCTTCGCCGACACCATCATTAAGCTCATGACCCCCAAACATGTCGCTCGAGACATCAAAGCCCACAGTGATTTCACAAAGGCACAAGTTGGAAAGCGTATGGCTTATGAAAACCCCCGACCGGACTTTATGGAGTCAATGATAAGAGCGTACGAGAAAGGTGTACGATTAGCCACCCTTACTCTACTACAAATGCTGACAGGTCTCTCTAGCATGTCAATCATGCAGAGCTCCTCGCCAACGCGCATAACTTGATCATCGGCGGCTCGGAGACAACTGCAACCACTCTTGCAGGCACTATATATCTGTTGGCTACACACAGACCAATCCTGATGAAGCTCTATGCAGAAATAAAGGAGCGGTTCCGGAGCGAAGAAGAGATTGATCTTCTCAGTGTTCAAAAGCTCGAATACATGTTTGCAGTCTTGCACGAGGGACTTCGCGTTTACCCAGCTGTACCAGCCGCAATCCCTCGTAAGACAAGCGAAGCGGGTATGATAGGAAAACACTACGTTCCAGCCAATGTAAGTGCATGACTCTCCGTTCCATGCGAGCATTGACAGCTGCTCACACTTATGCTAGACCATCGTTTCCATTTGGCCGTGGCCCATGTTTCACAAccccaagttcttcaaggatGCCGAGGTCTTTGTACCTGAGAGATGGCTTGGCGATCCCAAATATGCGGACGATAAAAGAGTTGCAGTGCAGCCCTTCTCTGTTGGCCCCCGGAACTGCATCGGTAAAAAGTGCGTCCCAAAACCTTGGACACTGTACTACAGCGCTAACCTGCTTCAGTCTGGCCTACGCCGAGATGCGCCTGATCCTTGCTAAATTGATATGGAACTTTGACATCGATCTTGACTCTCGTAGCGAGGGATGGTTGGGAAAGAACACTGCGTTCCTTCTCTGGGAAAAGCCAGAACTCTGGGTTCGCCTCACTCCGCGATCTGATATCTAGGTAGACGAGTAGCCAAATCATCGACCTTGGGATTGTGGATAAGGGCTGGGTATTGGACGGGGCCGAGGTtatcaagagcttcttgaactaGTGTGTAAACGAGTTATGAGTGGCCCAGGAAGAATGTCCGAGGTTGTATTCGAATAGTGCGAGAAGTTTGGAAGGCATTTTTGTTACTGAAGTTGTGAAGCTGATAAAGCTGACGGCTGATGCTTGCCCCGCGCGTCTTACCGCAAAGCTTTAAATTTTGTGATATCTATCTGTAGCTTCGTGCCGTGTCTCAAAGCTCGTCTTTCACCCCGACCTTTGTTTCCATGGCATTAGTCAAGACTCCAGGCAACCTGGAAGGACACCTAGGATAAAACCTCAATCTGATAGCAGCTACTTTAAGCCATAAATATGTATATGAGTCGGTATAAACCCGTCTATTAAGTGTCTCTACCACGC from Fusarium oxysporum f. sp. lycopersici 4287 supercont2.48 genomic scaffold, whole genome shotgun sequence includes:
- a CDS encoding salicylate hydroxylase, producing the protein MSLIDSRVVIVGAGMGGLTCALALAKKGFKDIEVYESASDLGFVGAGIQLAPNLVRILTRLGCWDSVGAEATDVKETSIRDGASNRELTHVYMPDIRKKYGYPHCTGHRASLAGSLYEGCKKESGIKFKFGHTLQSVDTFSPDVKFTVKPRDGEAYQATADVFLAADGIKSVARSALLSQAGVVMDTEDTGQAAYRVLLSREDMASDPEMMELLDSNQVTRWIGEKRHWIAYPIASRTIYNMSSIQPDTNFADAPSMTYTTKGSKSAMLDVFSDFCPLIQRMLNLVPDGEVCEWKLRSHKPLPTWSYGSLALMGDACHPTLPHLNQGAAQAVEDAVVLAEVLARVPVRSPEAINRSLKVYELLRKDRTTMLVDLAAQSGKALHLGEGEKKAERDRLFAANKTNGGKVPDKWASPEVQEMIYSHDCISLVAEKFDELYRELETKPSA